One window from the genome of Deinococcus sp. NW-56 encodes:
- a CDS encoding c-type cytochrome encodes MSGDRGFTRREITAVVVFAALAAAIGIGSYRAGVGVAHETGGGAIVTAAAGETTVNGQALYASSCAGCHGGQAQGGVGPSLAESAAWSEPDFNAAVLHGQAPGGRTLAPVMPRFAESGLNGEEATPERIEAIHTYVKGLQ; translated from the coding sequence ATGTCGGGCGACCGAGGCTTTACCCGCCGGGAGATCACGGCCGTGGTGGTGTTCGCCGCGCTCGCCGCCGCCATCGGCATCGGGTCGTACCGCGCCGGAGTGGGCGTGGCGCACGAGACGGGCGGGGGCGCCATCGTCACCGCCGCTGCGGGCGAGACCACCGTCAACGGGCAGGCCCTGTATGCCAGCAGTTGCGCGGGCTGCCACGGGGGTCAGGCGCAGGGCGGGGTCGGCCCCAGCCTGGCCGAGAGCGCCGCGTGGTCGGAACCCGACTTCAATGCCGCCGTCCTGCACGGTCAGGCTCCCGGAGGCCGCACCCTCGCGCCCGTCATGCCCCGGTTCGCGGAGTCGGGCCTGAACGGGGAGGAAGCCACCCCGGAGCGCATCGAGGCCATTCATACCTACGTGAAGGGCTTGCAGTAG
- the mutY gene encoding A/G-specific adenine glycosylase — translation MTPAPADFPALRPALLTWFGGRGRDLPWRVGPEGRRDPYRVWVSEVLLQQTQVARGRMYFERFLAAFPTVEALAAAPVEAVLKAWEGCGYYARARNLHRAAGTIAREGWPQSYEGWRALPGVGPYTAAAISSLALGEARAVNDGNVRRVLARLWGERQPTEPWVQARADELLDPARPGAWNEAVMDLGATVCIPKAPRCPECPLAEWCVARASGDPAGFPAPKVRAAVREVRAVALLIGDAERAVLERRGGSLLGGLMGLPTEEVRGDEEEADALARLSARLGAAVTGELGEVTHTMTHRRVRLTVYAGAGGPAPVPVAAEALSRLDHKALELWRRRAESLFAPG, via the coding sequence GTGACGCCCGCTCCCGCCGACTTCCCTGCCCTGCGCCCCGCGCTCCTGACCTGGTTTGGCGGGCGGGGCCGCGACCTGCCGTGGCGGGTAGGGCCGGAAGGTCGGCGCGACCCTTACCGGGTGTGGGTGTCGGAGGTGCTGCTTCAGCAGACGCAGGTTGCTCGTGGCCGGATGTATTTTGAGCGCTTCCTGGCGGCTTTCCCGACGGTGGAAGCGCTGGCCGCCGCGCCGGTCGAAGCGGTGCTCAAGGCCTGGGAGGGCTGCGGCTACTACGCCCGTGCCCGCAACCTGCACCGGGCGGCGGGGACCATCGCGCGGGAGGGCTGGCCGCAGAGTTACGAGGGCTGGCGGGCGCTGCCGGGGGTGGGGCCGTACACGGCGGCGGCGATCAGCAGCCTCGCGCTGGGGGAAGCGCGGGCGGTGAACGACGGCAACGTGCGGCGGGTGCTCGCGCGGCTGTGGGGCGAGCGCCAGCCCACCGAGCCCTGGGTGCAGGCCCGCGCCGACGAGCTGCTGGACCCCGCCCGCCCCGGCGCCTGGAACGAGGCGGTGATGGACCTCGGCGCGACGGTCTGCATCCCGAAGGCGCCGCGCTGCCCGGAGTGCCCACTGGCCGAGTGGTGCGTGGCGCGGGCCTCGGGCGACCCGGCGGGCTTTCCGGCTCCCAAAGTGCGGGCGGCGGTGCGCGAGGTGCGGGCGGTGGCCCTCCTGATCGGAGACGCGGAGCGGGCCGTGCTGGAGCGGCGCGGGGGCTCACTGCTGGGCGGGCTGATGGGCCTCCCCACCGAGGAGGTGCGCGGGGACGAGGAGGAAGCCGACGCGCTGGCCCGCCTGAGCGCCCGTCTCGGCGCGGCCGTCACGGGCGAACTGGGCGAGGTCACCCACACCATGACCCACCGCCGGGTGCGGCTGACCGTCTACGCGGGGGCGGGCGGCCCGGCCCCGGTTCCAGTCGCGGCTGAGGCGCTCTCGCGGCTGGACCACAAGGCGCTGGAACTCTGGCGGCGGCGGGCCGAGTCGCTGTTCGCACCGGGCTGA